The following proteins are encoded in a genomic region of Garra rufa chromosome 22, GarRuf1.0, whole genome shotgun sequence:
- the dclre1a gene encoding DNA cross-link repair 1A protein has protein sequence MSQSGSESEIWEYKPLKKTRKRSCKSQISREHGTKRKKDNVCKPGTSVQKTKVNSAETHTGLDQNGNNDPNNTVNSGSLDVNHGSLSQDVQDKDPQSGGFCPVCQMPFSLLVVQSQQWHVAECLDNPGDNCKECPDGLLCTSSIPNHYKKYSHSLLAQNRALNDYTTQGISDFSLRSVNNVAPTSNRDSTVNVSASCSQSSSSDDGPKGTPTQSNALLLLRCPNTEDIKKKKGWSPSIKRSQSQNSSQEARMKISTPVKGHCVDNAVRTQTNEVKAKLFECSDDDDYISYSPLSELPDVDKDHRTKKNIEKIEDENEVDSLKLFSDENDDLFYDVLDENETGSEEHEPGKNSSDTCENMQTSLALDDHLTPSSSTGVSNGPQSLGKHSTTNPEDPNSQLQSPQSLVLERLRECISNPELANGYINQELPSTQKTPSMAPRKSQTKAGPSGFKQTDIGVFFGLKPLIEKKSEEEVKATVGEAIQYGSRRARISEAKGEDVKLQGRRRRKSKAPSEVSSVSSAAEDGTTQPTQTEGKRGGRTERQKRWNRGRATDGDPKEPKRCPFYKKIPGTGFAVDAFQYGVVEGVTAYFLTHFHSDHYGGLKKDSVLPIYCNKITGNLVKSKLKVAEQYVHVLPMNTECIVQGVKVTLLDANHCPGAAMLLFVLPGGQTVLHTGDFRADPSMERYPELQGFRIQTLYLDTTYCSPEYTFPTQQEVITFAVNAAFEQVTLNPRTLVVCGTYAVGKEKVFLAVSEVLGSKVCLSKDKYNTMCCLESEEIGRRITTDWQAAQVHVLPMMQLNFKNLQTHLNKFSRKYDQLVAFKPTGWTFNQSVRVEDIQPQTQGNISIYGIPYSEHSSFLELKRFVQWLQPKKIIPTVNVGSWRSRKAMEGFFHEWQTEPRNLSSTSCALRNSSCGTRQ, from the exons ATGTCACAGAGCGGTTCTGAGAGTGAAATCTGGGAATATAAACCTCTTAAGAAGACCAGGAAACGAAGCTGCAAATCACAGATATCCAGAGAACATGGGACAAAGAGAAAAAAGGATAACGTTTGCAAACCTGGGACTTCGGTGCAAAAAACTAAAGTCAACAGTGCTGAAACACACACTGGTTTAGATCAGAATGGCAATAATGATCCTAATAATACTGTGAACTCGGGATCCCTGGATGTGAATCATGGGTCACTTTCTCAGGATGTCCAGGATAAAGACCCTCAGTCAGGAGGCTTCTGTCCTGTGTGTCAAATGCCATTTTCTCTCTTGGTGGTTCAGTCTCAACAATGGCATGTTGCAGAATGCTTAGATAATCCTGGTGACAACTGTAAAG AATGTCCAGATGGTCTTCTTTGTACATCCTCCATACCCAATCACTACAAGAAGTACAGCCACTCTCTGCTTGCTCAGAATCGTGCGCTGAACGACTACACAACCCAAGGAATCTCAGACTTTAGCTTAAGGTCAGTAAATAATGTTGCACCTACATCTAACAGGGACAGCACTGTGAACGTATCTGCTTCATGCAGCCAAAGTTCATCTTCTGATGATGGACCAAAAGGAACTCCCACCCAGAGTAACGCTCTGCTGCTTTTACGCTGTCCTAATACTGAGGATATCAAGAAAAAGAAAGGTTGGTCTCCTTCCATCAAAAGATCTCAATCCCAGAATTCTTCACAGGAGGCGAGAATGAAGATTTCAACTCCGGTTAAAGGACATTGTGTTGACAATGCTGTTCGGACACAGACTAATGAGGTTAAAGCAAAGCTCTTTGAATGTAGCGATGATGATGATTATATCTCCTACTCCCCACTCTCTGAACTTCCAGATGTGGATAAGGACCAcagaactaaaaaaaatatagaaaaaatagaaGATGAAAATGAAGTTGATTCTCTTAAACTGTTCAGTGATGAAAATGATGATCTGTTCTATGATGTGCTGGACGAAAATGAGACAGGGAGCGAGGAACATGAGCCAGGCAAAAACTCATCAGACACCTGTGAGAATATGCAGACATCATTAGCACTCGATGATCACCTGACTCCTTCCAGTTCCACAGGTGTTTCTAATGGACCTCAATCATTAGGAAaacactccacaacaaatcctgaAGATCCAAACTCCCAGCTACAGTCACCTCAAAGTTTAGTATTAGAGCGCCTTCGGGAGTGCATATCTAATCCTGAACTTGCCAACGGTTACATAAACCAAGAGTTGCCTTCCACCCAAAAAACACCATCTATGGCTCCTAGGAAATCGCAGACTAAGGCAGGTCCCTCTGGATTCAAGCAAACTGACATTGGGGTGTTTTTTGGCTTAAAGCCATTGATTGAAAAAAAGTCTGAGGAGGAAGTGAAGGCAACGGTCGGAGAGGCCATTCAGTATGGGTCTAGGAGAGCGAGGATTTCAGAAGCTAAGGGGGAAGACGTTAAGCTCCAGGGTAGACGGCGTAGGAAGAGCAAAGCACCATCTGAAGTGTCCAGTGTCTCGTCTGCTGCAGAAGATGGTACGACTCAGCCCACGCAAACAGAAGGAAAGCGTGGAGGGAGGACAGAGAGGCAGAAAAGATGGAACAGAGGAAGAGCGACAGATGGAGATCCCAAGGAGCCCAAGCGCTGTCCATTCTACAAGAAAATTCCTG GAACTGGTTTTGCTGTGGATGCTTTTCAGTATGGGGTTGTTGAAGGTGTTACAGCCTACTTTCTCACTCACTTCCATTCGGACCACTACGGCGGATTGAAAAAAGACTCTGTTTTACCCATCTACTGTAACAAA ATAACTGGTAACCTGGTGAAGAGCAAGCTGAAGGTGGCTGAGCAGTATGTTCATGTTCTCCCAATGAACACAGAATGTATAGTACAAGGAGTGAAGGTCACTCTCCTGGATGCTAATCA CTGTCCTGGGGCAGCCATGTTGCTGTTTGTTCTGCCAGGTGGCCAGACGGTACTCCACACAGGTGACTTCCGGGCTGATCCGTCCATGGAGCGCTACCCAGAGCTGCAGGGTTTTAGGATACAGACCCTCTATCTGGACACAAC GTATTGCAGTCCTGAGTATACCTTTCCCACTCAGCAGGAAGTTATCACCTTTGCTGTAAACGCCGCTTTTGAACAGGTCACGCTGAACCCTCGTACACTTGTGGTCTGTGGCACCTACGCAGTTGGAAAAGAAAAGGTCTTTCTAG CTGTATCGGAAGTGTTGGGCTCTAAAGTGTGTTTGTCCAAGGATAAGTATAACACCATGTGTTGCCTGGAGTCGGAAGAGATTGGACGGCGCATCACCACAGACTGGCAGGCGGCCCAGGTGCATGTACTTCCAATGATGCAGCTCAATTTTAAA AACCTTCAAACACACTTGAACAAGTTCTCAAGGAAATATGACcagcttgtggcattcaagcccacAGGCTGGACCTTCAACCAAAGTGTAAGAGTGGAAGACATCCAGCCTCAGACTCAGGGGAACATCAGTATCTATG